From Mobula hypostoma chromosome 8, sMobHyp1.1, whole genome shotgun sequence, the proteins below share one genomic window:
- the LOC134350589 gene encoding rho guanine nucleotide exchange factor TIAM2-like isoform X3, with the protein MAGQKESLDQPLRPLARHLSDAERLRKVIHELIDTEKSYVKDLSRLFEVYLDPLQNETFLTQDEMESLFGSLPEMLQFQKMFLQTLEDGIALSPDFNKLETPSQFKKLLFSLGGSFLYYADHFKLYSGFCANHRKAQKVLERAKTDKAFKEFLDARNPTKQHSFTLESYLIKPVQRVLKYPLLLKELVSLTDAESEEHYHLTETLKEMEKVASHINEMQKIYEDYGTVFDQLIAEQPGTKKEVTELSMGELLLYSSVIWLNPFPSLNRMRKDPELTVFVFRRAVILVYKEIYKLKKKTGTVPRSTCIYGDTDQFKFKWLIPLSALQVRMGNAAGTDTNCIWELIHTKSEIEGRPETIFQLCSSDPESKTNIIKVIRSILRENVRRHMTKSEGPFEKLNKDHLIPLRNRVPSSAKIASTRASRLTKRSPTIWCQDSERRNTDSDECSLSSGTLSSGCHTSESGLEHSSLSCTKREHSAQEGEVKESDILSDEDDLCESKNESSTNEIEAQFEKMQIDTKAALEQLSSQQTEAEEVEQTDHLRLMRGHFCPIKRKSATTKKNKGNLLVMHKHNRSLDSQSDGPNIDLNSVLEREFSIQSLTSVVNEDCFYENIESNGKP; encoded by the exons GATCTGAGCCGTCTCTTTGAAGTTTATCTGGATCCCTTGCAAAATGAGACCTTCCTTACACAAGATGAG ATGGAGTCGCTCTTTGGGAGCCTGCCAGAAATGCTCCAGTTTCAGAAGATGTTTCTGCAGACGCTTGAGGATGGTATTGCCTTATCACCTGACTTCAACAAGCTAGAAACTCCATCCCAATTTAAA AAACTCTTGTTTTCCCTGGGTGGTTCATTCTTGTATTATGCTGATCACTTCAAACTTTACAGTGGTTTTTGTGCAAACCACAGAAAGGCCCAGAAAGTTTTGGAAAGAG CTAAAACTGACAAAGCCTTTAAAGAATTTTTGGATGCACGAAATCCAACAAAGCAACATTCTTTTACCTTGGAATCTTATCTAATTAAGCCTGTGCAGAGAGTTTTGAAATATCCGTTACTACTGAAAGAGCTAGTATCTCTAACTGAtgcagagagtgaagagcactaTCATCTAACAG AAACATTGAAGGAAATGGAGAAAGTTGCTAGTCACATCAATGAGATGCAGAAAATCTATGAGGATTATGGAACTGTCTTTGATCAGCTGATTGCAGAACAGCCTGGAACGAAGAAAGAG GTCACAGAACTTTCAATGGGAGAGCTTTTGTTGTACTCTTCTGTAATTTGGTTAAACCCTTTCCCATCTCTGAATCGAATGAGAAAAGATCCTGAACTGACTGTATTTG TTTTTAGACGAGCCGTCATATTGGTCTACAAGGAAATTTACAAGCTTAAGAAAAAAACA GGAACAGTACCACGTTCCACTTGCATCTATGGTGATACTGATCAGTTTAAATTCAAATGGCTGATTCCACTATCAGCTCTTCAGGTTCGGATGGGAAATGCTGCAG GGACAGATACTAACTGCATCTGGGAATTAATCCACACCAAATCTGAAATAGAAGGACGACCTGAAACAATATTTCAACTATGTAGCAG TGATCCTGAGAGTAAAACAAATATCATTAAAGTGATACGTTCAATTCTGAGGGAGAATGTTCGTCGGCATATGACCAAGTCAGAAGGACCATTTGAAAAACTTAacaaagatcatttgattcccCTAAGAAACAGAGTGCCATCATCTGCCAAAATTG CTTCAACTCGAGCATCAAGGTTAACCAAACGTTCCCCAACTATTTGGTGTCAGGATTCTGAGAGACGCAACACTGATTCAGATGAATGTAGCCTGAGCAGTGGGACTTTAAGCAGTGGCTGCCATACCTCAGAGAGTGGCCTGGAACACAGTAGTCTATCATGCACAAAGAGGGAACACAGTGCCCAAGAAGGTGAAGTAAAGGAATCAGACATTTTAAGTGATGAAGATGACTTGTGTGAATCCAAGAATGAGTCTTCAACAAATGAAATTGAGGCACAATTTGAAAAAATGCAGATTGATACCAAAGCTGCCTTGGAGCAGCTATCAAGTCAACAAACAGAAGCAGAAGAGGTAGAACAAACAGATCATCTTAGGCTAATGCGAGGTCACTTCTGTCCCATCAAAAGAAAgagtgcaactacaaagaagaaCAAAGGGAATCTGTTAGTGATGCATAAGCATAACCGATCTCTGGATAGTCAATCTGATgggccaaatattgatttgaattCTGTGCTGGAGAGGGAATTTAGCATACAGAGCCTGACTTCTGTAGTTAATGAAGATTGCTTTTATGAAAACATTGAAAGTAATGGGAAGCCTTAG